Proteins encoded within one genomic window of Sphaerotilus montanus:
- a CDS encoding response regulator, whose amino-acid sequence MIRILLLDDHAVVRAGYRQLIDAEADMQVAAEASTSAQACELIRQQEIDVAVVDLSLKGDSGLEAIRRLRERQPDLKVLIFTMHAQESYALQALRAGALGYLTKDSDPEDMLDALRQVARGRRVFSGEIAQALLSDVARAGQGDLLDRLTPREFDVLRLVTSGETIGEIAQALHISEKTVFNTMSLVRQKLDVRSDFKLLRLAVEQGLVQL is encoded by the coding sequence ATGATCCGGATACTGCTGCTGGACGACCACGCGGTGGTACGGGCGGGCTATCGCCAGCTCATCGACGCCGAAGCCGACATGCAGGTGGCCGCCGAAGCCAGCACCTCGGCCCAGGCGTGTGAACTCATCCGCCAGCAGGAGATTGATGTCGCCGTGGTGGATCTGAGCCTGAAAGGGGACAGTGGTCTGGAGGCCATCCGCCGACTGCGCGAGCGCCAACCCGATCTGAAGGTGCTGATCTTCACGATGCACGCCCAGGAAAGCTACGCGCTGCAGGCGTTGCGGGCCGGCGCGCTGGGCTACCTCACCAAGGACAGCGACCCGGAAGACATGCTGGATGCGTTGCGCCAGGTCGCCCGCGGACGGCGTGTTTTTTCCGGCGAGATCGCGCAGGCCTTGCTCAGCGACGTGGCACGCGCCGGCCAAGGCGACCTGCTGGACCGACTCACCCCTCGCGAGTTCGACGTGCTGCGCCTGGTCACCTCTGGCGAAACCATTGGCGAGATCGCCCAGGCCCTGCACATCAGCGAAAAGACCGTGTTCAACACCATGTCGCTGGTGCGTCAGAAGCTGGATGTTCGCAGTGATTTCAAGCTGCTGCGTCTCGCGGTGGAACAAGGGTTGGTACAGCTCTGA
- a CDS encoding sensor histidine kinase, with product MKRKTPLDLPRLVMRRAILVGLLTVVLALLVGLYRAQDAIDDEVEAAMTLAAIVARLGTLSTVDDANAIESLRSLQADGRLRHLELELHTADARLLLSPPPDPAASALLDGLAQWHRRLLSSPDKRSVSWPVARPSGPPWTATLHASSEGERREAIADLAGIFVVLLGGIAGLLLVMRWNMRRAFIPLAELLDAIGGIERQALDPVRRLPTMPIRELESIAMALRHLAEGLEQAETRRRLLSQKVLTLQEDERARLARELHDEFGQRLTALRFDAAWLARQVADRPELLSVVQGMSARCGEVQRDIRQLLVQLRPFGPAGEGRDPGTLPLERLVSMLEALVRSWQDTRTGTTCTLTLDTASAKSESATEMELPRDLALAVYRISQEALTNAARHAQARHVELSMRLVMSPGDRARGWLHWSVSDDGVGLGQPTAALQRGNGLGGMQERVWAQSGQWRILPGTTDRPGLTLQACLPVNQPHDAPCPP from the coding sequence ATGAAGAGGAAAACCCCGCTGGATCTGCCACGTCTGGTGATGCGGCGGGCCATCCTGGTCGGGCTGCTGACCGTGGTGCTGGCGCTGCTGGTCGGTCTGTACCGGGCACAGGACGCGATCGACGACGAGGTGGAAGCCGCCATGACGCTGGCAGCGATCGTGGCGCGCCTGGGGACGCTCTCGACCGTGGATGACGCCAACGCCATCGAGTCGCTGCGGTCGCTCCAGGCCGACGGCCGGCTGCGCCACCTCGAACTGGAACTCCACACGGCCGATGCACGGCTGCTGTTGAGCCCACCCCCTGACCCTGCGGCCTCGGCACTGCTTGACGGCCTCGCGCAATGGCACCGGCGCCTGCTGTCCTCACCCGACAAGCGCAGCGTGTCCTGGCCTGTCGCGCGGCCGTCCGGCCCACCATGGACCGCCACGCTGCACGCCTCGTCCGAAGGCGAGCGCCGTGAAGCCATCGCGGACCTGGCGGGCATCTTCGTGGTCCTGCTCGGGGGCATTGCCGGGCTGCTGCTGGTGATGCGCTGGAACATGCGGCGGGCATTCATCCCCCTGGCGGAGCTGCTGGACGCGATCGGTGGCATCGAGCGGCAGGCGCTGGACCCCGTGCGGCGCTTGCCGACCATGCCGATCCGCGAACTGGAGTCGATCGCCATGGCCTTGCGCCACCTCGCCGAGGGACTGGAGCAGGCAGAAACGCGGCGCCGGCTGCTGAGCCAGAAAGTGCTCACCCTTCAGGAAGACGAGCGGGCACGGCTGGCGCGCGAACTGCACGACGAGTTCGGTCAGCGACTGACGGCCCTGCGTTTCGATGCTGCCTGGCTGGCCCGTCAGGTGGCCGACCGGCCAGAGTTGCTCTCGGTGGTCCAGGGCATGTCGGCCCGCTGCGGTGAAGTGCAGCGGGACATCCGGCAACTGCTGGTGCAACTGCGGCCGTTCGGCCCGGCCGGCGAGGGCCGCGATCCCGGCACCTTGCCACTGGAACGGCTGGTGTCGATGCTCGAAGCCCTGGTCCGGAGCTGGCAAGACACCCGCACCGGCACCACCTGCACGCTGACTCTGGACACAGCGTCCGCCAAGAGCGAAAGTGCGACCGAAATGGAGCTGCCACGCGATCTGGCCTTGGCCGTGTACCGGATCAGCCAGGAGGCGCTGACCAACGCAGCCCGCCACGCGCAGGCACGACATGTCGAACTGTCCATGCGGCTGGTCATGTCCCCCGGGGACCGCGCCCGCGGCTGGCTGCATTGGTCGGTGAGCGATGACGGTGTCGGTCTGGGCCAGCCCACCGCCGCCCTCCAGCGCGGCAATGGGCTGGGTGGCATGCAGGAGCGGGTCTGGGCCCAGTCCGGCCAGTGGCGGATACTGCCCGGCACCACGGATCGCCCGGGCCTGACCCTGCAAGCCTGCCTGCCTGTGAATCAACCCCACGACGCCCCCTGCCCACCATGA
- a CDS encoding response regulator transcription factor, with the protein MTPLHPLRLAIADDHAIVRMGYRRLLEDEPGLRVVAEYSDADSAWADLSRRPDGDIDLLILDLSMPGRSGLELLLQLRTERPALKVLISTMHDTEALRAQCLRAGAVGLVGKSSDPDCLLDAVRRVARSHLPGETAVPVSQRRADLPGHHTLTLREHDALMGLLRGWTLDQIAAEMGVSDKTVSNYQTLIRQKLGVNTAVELMRYGQAHGLIP; encoded by the coding sequence ATGACCCCCCTTCACCCACTGCGGCTGGCCATTGCCGACGACCATGCGATCGTCCGGATGGGTTACCGGCGCCTGCTGGAAGACGAGCCCGGCCTGCGCGTGGTGGCCGAATACAGCGATGCCGACAGCGCCTGGGCGGATCTGTCCCGACGACCTGATGGCGACATCGACCTGCTGATCCTTGATCTGTCGATGCCTGGCCGCAGCGGGCTGGAGTTGCTGCTGCAACTGCGCACCGAACGCCCGGCGCTGAAAGTGCTCATCTCCACGATGCACGACACCGAGGCCTTGCGGGCGCAGTGCCTGCGGGCAGGTGCGGTCGGGCTGGTCGGCAAGAGCAGCGACCCGGACTGCCTGCTCGACGCCGTGCGGCGGGTCGCGCGCAGCCATCTCCCGGGGGAGACCGCCGTCCCGGTGTCGCAGCGGCGGGCCGACCTGCCCGGCCACCACACGCTGACGCTGCGCGAACACGACGCGCTGATGGGCCTGCTGCGCGGCTGGACGCTCGACCAGATCGCCGCCGAGATGGGCGTGTCGGACAAGACCGTGTCCAACTACCAGACCCTGATCCGGCAGAAGCTCGGCGTGAACACCGCCGTCGAGCTGATGCGCTACGGGCAGGCGCACGGGCTGATTCCCTGA
- a CDS encoding energy transducer TonB, with protein MRPGSLPEFDTKTGTPRWVGAGVVVGLHVLVGWALVSGLARKALDVVRQPVEVAIIDEVRPPPPPPPPPPPPEPPKVVKLRDAPPPPPAPAPKAYVPPPEVTPAPTPPAPAIQAVQAEPPPKQVEIRPPPPPAPPAPPAPPAPPAPPSRIEVGLACPGYADIVRSTMDGAYDRYGITGVVRVRMLVRGSQIVEVTPLSGPKEYHRLVTQAARRFKCQASGSDEVQVTFEVSVRED; from the coding sequence GTGAGGCCGGGCAGCCTGCCAGAGTTCGACACGAAGACGGGCACGCCGCGCTGGGTGGGTGCAGGGGTCGTGGTCGGGCTGCATGTGCTGGTCGGCTGGGCGCTGGTGTCGGGGCTGGCGCGCAAGGCGCTGGACGTCGTGCGCCAGCCGGTCGAGGTGGCGATCATCGACGAGGTCAGACCTCCGCCTCCGCCACCCCCTCCACCGCCGCCCCCCGAGCCACCGAAGGTCGTGAAGCTGCGGGATGCTCCGCCGCCCCCGCCGGCCCCCGCGCCCAAGGCCTATGTGCCCCCGCCCGAGGTGACCCCGGCGCCGACACCACCCGCGCCCGCGATCCAGGCGGTGCAGGCCGAGCCGCCGCCGAAGCAGGTCGAGATCAGGCCGCCTCCACCGCCCGCGCCGCCGGCCCCTCCCGCTCCCCCGGCGCCGCCCGCTCCCCCGTCCCGGATCGAAGTCGGGCTGGCCTGTCCGGGTTATGCCGACATCGTCCGCAGCACGATGGACGGTGCCTACGACCGCTACGGCATCACGGGCGTCGTGCGCGTGCGCATGCTGGTGCGCGGCAGCCAGATCGTCGAGGTCACGCCGCTGTCCGGTCCGAAGGAATACCACCGCCTCGTCACGCAGGCGGCCCGGCGCTTCAAGTGCCAGGCCAGCGGGTCGGACGAGGTGCAGGTGACGTTCGAGGTCAGCGTCCGGGAGGACTGA
- a CDS encoding ExbD/TolR family protein, with protein MAMNLGPGDGLTPGSDPEPIMEINTTPLIDVMLVLLVMLIITIPIQLHSTDLNLPTGKPPVNAVPPEVVKIDIDPANVVYWQGVALPDRAALEDKLKAAAAQAEPPEIHIRPDARSRYDTFASVMVSAQKLGLRKLGVVGGEQFQ; from the coding sequence ATGGCGATGAACCTCGGCCCCGGCGACGGGCTCACCCCCGGGAGCGATCCCGAGCCCATCATGGAGATCAACACCACGCCGCTGATCGACGTGATGCTGGTGCTGCTGGTGATGCTGATCATCACGATTCCGATCCAGCTGCACTCGACCGACCTGAACCTGCCGACCGGGAAACCGCCGGTCAACGCCGTGCCGCCCGAGGTGGTGAAGATCGACATCGATCCGGCCAACGTCGTGTATTGGCAAGGTGTGGCGCTGCCGGACCGGGCGGCGCTCGAAGACAAGCTGAAGGCCGCGGCGGCCCAGGCCGAGCCGCCCGAGATCCACATCCGCCCGGATGCCCGGTCGCGCTACGACACGTTTGCATCGGTGATGGTGTCCGCGCAGAAACTCGGCTTGCGCAAGCTCGGCGTGGTCGGCGGGGAGCAGTTCCAGTGA
- a CDS encoding ExbD/TolR family protein, with translation MALPPGPFDAPAGDDEVMATINTTPLVDVMLVLLIIFLITIPVVTTSIKVDLPQERLNPRQSKPENIVLSVDAQGVVYWHDTPLPNAEALVDRLKTVSVQSPQPEVHIRGDRSAAYAPVGRVVLACQRAGIARVSFITEPPALN, from the coding sequence ATGGCACTGCCGCCCGGCCCGTTCGACGCGCCCGCAGGCGACGACGAGGTGATGGCCACCATCAACACCACGCCGCTGGTCGACGTGATGCTGGTGCTGCTGATCATCTTCCTGATCACGATTCCGGTCGTGACCACGTCGATCAAGGTCGATCTGCCGCAGGAGCGACTGAACCCGCGGCAAAGCAAGCCGGAGAACATCGTGCTCTCGGTCGATGCGCAGGGGGTGGTCTACTGGCACGACACCCCGCTGCCGAACGCCGAGGCGCTCGTGGACCGGCTGAAGACGGTCTCGGTGCAGTCGCCGCAGCCCGAGGTCCACATCCGTGGCGATCGTTCGGCGGCGTATGCACCGGTCGGACGGGTGGTGCTGGCGTGTCAGCGGGCGGGCATCGCGCGGGTGTCGTTCATCACCGAGCCACCAGCGCTGAACTGA
- a CDS encoding MotA/TolQ/ExbB proton channel family protein — MTYSPAGFVQHSGEHSVDASNPYGLAALWSGSDLVARTVLLILVVMSAGSWYLLVVKWIEQQRMLAQAKATEAFWTAASVAQGVDTLATGSPFRFIAQAGADASVKHAGLLGQIDLNTWITMSIQRAIERVQGRLQNGLAFLATVGSTAPFVGLFGTVWGIYHALTAIGVAGQASIDKVAGPVGEALIMTAIGLAVAVPAVLGYNWLVRRNKAVMDEVRGFAADLHAVLLAQASAKSSPASPSKG; from the coding sequence ATGACCTATAGTCCCGCCGGTTTCGTACAGCACTCTGGAGAGCATTCGGTGGATGCAAGCAACCCCTACGGCCTGGCCGCCCTCTGGAGCGGCTCGGACCTCGTCGCCAGGACCGTCCTGCTGATCCTGGTGGTCATGTCGGCCGGGAGCTGGTATCTGCTGGTCGTCAAGTGGATCGAGCAGCAGCGCATGCTGGCCCAGGCGAAGGCGACCGAAGCGTTCTGGACGGCGGCCAGTGTCGCGCAGGGCGTGGACACGCTCGCCACCGGCAGCCCGTTCCGCTTCATCGCCCAGGCGGGTGCGGACGCCTCTGTCAAGCACGCCGGCCTGCTCGGCCAGATCGACCTGAACACCTGGATCACGATGTCGATCCAGCGCGCGATCGAGCGGGTGCAGGGCCGGCTGCAGAACGGCCTGGCGTTCCTGGCCACCGTCGGCTCGACGGCGCCGTTCGTCGGCCTGTTCGGCACCGTCTGGGGCATCTACCACGCGCTCACCGCCATCGGTGTCGCGGGGCAGGCCAGCATCGACAAGGTGGCCGGGCCGGTGGGCGAGGCGCTGATCATGACCGCCATCGGGCTGGCGGTCGCGGTGCCGGCGGTGCTGGGCTACAACTGGCTGGTGCGGCGCAACAAGGCGGTGATGGACGAGGTGCGCGGCTTCGCGGCAGACCTGCATGCGGTGCTGCTGGCGCAGGCGTCGGCGAAGTCTTCCCCCGCCTCGCCGTCCAAGGGCTGA
- a CDS encoding copper chaperone PCu(A)C translates to MKFPRSILNTLFCAALTLASATAAHAQVTVKEPWVRGTVASQKATGAFMQLSTTEAVRLVEARSGAAKIVEIHEMRMEGDRMMMQAVPGLDLVPGKTLELKPGGYHVMLIDVVKPLNAGDKVPLTLVLEGKDKKRIQVEVSAEVRALNAMPAAQQHQH, encoded by the coding sequence ATGAAGTTTCCCCGCTCGATCCTGAACACCCTGTTCTGCGCAGCACTGACCCTGGCCAGCGCCACGGCCGCCCATGCCCAGGTGACGGTCAAGGAGCCCTGGGTCCGCGGCACCGTGGCGAGCCAGAAGGCCACTGGCGCGTTCATGCAACTGAGCACCACCGAGGCGGTGCGGCTGGTCGAGGCCAGGTCCGGCGCGGCCAAGATCGTCGAGATCCACGAGATGCGCATGGAAGGGGACCGCATGATGATGCAGGCGGTGCCCGGTCTGGACCTCGTCCCGGGCAAGACGCTGGAGCTGAAGCCGGGTGGCTACCACGTCATGCTGATCGACGTGGTCAAGCCGCTGAACGCGGGTGACAAGGTGCCGCTGACGCTGGTGCTCGAAGGCAAGGACAAGAAGCGCATCCAGGTGGAGGTCAGCGCCGAGGTCCGGGCGCTGAACGCCATGCCGGCCGCGCAGCAGCACCAGCATTGA
- a CDS encoding DJ-1/PfpI family protein: MDRRRFWHLLSFSGWSLASLSTQAAAAGEPASPPAAPVPSKDTAEAAHLEAMNRYAALLGGPKVKVAMLVYPGMFLQDLVGPLAVFESLMNKEIHLVWKNLDPVGNERDPQPLIPVRPTTTFAQCPSDLDVLFVPGGVPGTFTVMEDPEVLRFLADKARTARYVTSVCTGSLILGAAGLLKGYRATSYWSTVDVLKDLGAIPVRERVVIDRNRITGGGVTAGIDFGLTIAALVTSKDYAQAIQLYLEYDPAPPFNAGSPDKAPPLARQFLEDMFVGMVENARHTARRAMQRLNS; this comes from the coding sequence ATGGATCGTCGACGTTTCTGGCACTTGTTGTCGTTTTCCGGCTGGTCCCTGGCGAGCCTGTCCACCCAGGCTGCTGCCGCGGGTGAGCCGGCTTCGCCACCCGCGGCCCCCGTGCCATCGAAGGACACCGCCGAGGCCGCCCACCTGGAGGCGATGAACCGGTACGCCGCGCTGCTCGGCGGCCCCAAGGTCAAGGTGGCCATGCTGGTCTATCCCGGCATGTTCCTGCAGGACCTGGTCGGACCGCTGGCGGTGTTCGAGTCGCTGATGAACAAGGAGATCCACCTGGTCTGGAAGAACCTGGACCCGGTGGGCAACGAGCGGGATCCGCAGCCGCTCATCCCGGTGCGGCCGACGACGACTTTCGCCCAGTGCCCGAGCGACCTCGACGTGCTGTTCGTGCCGGGCGGCGTGCCGGGCACCTTCACGGTGATGGAAGACCCGGAGGTGCTGCGTTTCCTGGCCGACAAGGCGCGCACCGCCCGGTACGTCACCAGCGTCTGCACGGGGTCGCTCATCCTTGGCGCGGCCGGCCTGCTCAAAGGCTATCGGGCGACGTCCTACTGGTCCACGGTGGACGTGCTGAAAGACCTCGGCGCCATCCCGGTGCGGGAGCGGGTGGTGATCGACCGCAACCGCATCACGGGGGGCGGCGTGACGGCGGGGATCGACTTCGGGCTGACGATCGCAGCGCTGGTGACGTCGAAAGACTACGCACAGGCGATCCAGCTCTACCTCGAATACGATCCGGCGCCACCATTCAACGCCGGCTCGCCCGACAAGGCGCCTCCCTTGGCACGCCAGTTCCTGGAGGACATGTTCGTGGGCATGGTCGAGAACGCGCGGCATACCGCACGGCGAGCCATGCAGCGCCTGAACAGCTGA